The Candidatus Zixiibacteriota bacterium genome window below encodes:
- a CDS encoding helix-hairpin-helix domain-containing protein, with protein MSNCDRTMVAEFDYSRLSHQFRVLARPAQRALVNNGIFTPEDLAGKTIDEISRLHGIGASALSTMKNILRRNRLQFRI; from the coding sequence ATGTCAAACTGCGACCGGACAATGGTGGCTGAATTTGATTATTCCCGTCTAAGCCACCAGTTTCGAGTCCTGGCTCGACCGGCGCAGCGCGCCCTCGTCAATAACGGCATCTTTACTCCCGAAGACCTCGCCGGAAAAACGATTGACGAAATTTCACGACTTCACGGAATCGGCGCGTCGGCGCTCTCGACGATGAAAAATATTCTCCGCCGAAATCGCCTGCAGTTCAGGATATGA